CCGACGCCACCAACCAGCAGCGAAATTCCAGCAATCGTAGATAACATCAATGTAAGCGTGCCGGTAATCATTCCCAGCGTCGCCGCGATCTCGGTCGTGTCCTGCACGCTGAAGTCGGGTTCGTCGGCCGGCCCGACTTCATGACGTTCGTACATCAATGATTCAATTTGCTTGGTCGCTTTGCCCATTTGATCGGTACCTCGAGCGGACACCATGATCATGTGAACGCTGTCCAAGGGTGATCCGTTGATTCGTTTGCGAACGGTCGTGTGCGGCATCAACACGACGTCGTCCTGATCATCACCGACCATATTGGCACCCTTTTTTGCCAAGATGCCGATCACACGGAACGGGACATTGTTCACGCGAATCGTTTCATCCAACGGATTGACGGTACGGAACAGTTTCGGAATCAACGTCTGGCCGATCACACAGACCTTGGCGTTGGAGTCGATGTCATTGACCGAAAAGAATCCGCCGGCCTCCAGACCCCAGTTGCGAACCGTCAGATAGTCCGCGCCAACGCCCTGCATTTGTTTCGGATTCCAGTTTTCGTTGCCGTAGATGATTTGCCCGGCAGTCCCAACAACCGCGGACGCCGCCAAAACCGACGGGCAATCTGAACCAATCGCATCCGCGTCCGCGGCCGTCAGAGTCGGGGCACCGGATTGTCTCACGCCGCCGCGTTTGGTTTGCCCGGGTAAGACCAACACCACGTTAGTGCCCAATGCCTCAAACTCGCCACTGACCAAAGCGCTGGCACCTTGCCCGATCGAGACGATGGTGGTTACCGCCGCGATGCCGATGACCACACCGATGATGGTCAACACAGCTCGCATTTTATTCTTCAGCAACGCACGCAGCGCGATCCGGACAGTATCGAAGAAGGACATCGCTATTCCTTCTTCCCAACGACCAACAGAGCACTGACGTCCAGGTCGCCCTCGGCCATTTCAGTAAACTTGTTTTCCATCAGCCCGGTTGTGATCTCGACCGCCTTCAAGAATTCGCCGTCGACCATCCAAACGTGTCGCTGATCCTTCTTCTGCTGGGCGGCAGCCTTTTCTGTGGCCGTTTGGTTCGCGTTCTCTTCGGCTTCAGCGTCTGTTTTGGGCTTCAATTTCCACGTCGAACCATCGATTAAGTGCCGGTCTTCCTTGCGGACCAACTTTACGTCCTCGGGGAAGAACCGCAGAGCCGCATTAGGTATCTTTGGAACGTCTACGGTCGAGTCGACTTCAAACGAAATGCTAGCCGTCATGCCAGGCAACAGTTTCAAGTCCGCGTTGCTGGCTGCGATCACGACTGGATAGGTCACGACATTTTGTGTCGCCACACTGCTGACTCGGATTTGCTCGATCTCGCCGTCAAAGACTTGGTCGGGGTGGGCGTCGACGGTGAATGTGACTGGCCGGCCCTCAGCCTTTGCATTTTGAATCAATCCAATATCGGCTTCATCGACCGACGCAAACACGTGAACCTTTTTCCGCAAATCAGGGGCGACAACAAATAATTCCGGTGTTTGAAACTGAGCCGCCAGAGTTTGACCAGGGTTGATCAGGCGATTGATCACGACCCCATCGACGGGTGACGTCACTTCGCAGTACTGCAAATTGGCACGCGATGTTTCGAGCGATGCTTTCGATTGCAAGATGGTCGCTTTGGCCAGCTTCCGCTGGGCTTGCAACGATTTTACCTCAAAGGTCAATGCGTCCATTTCACGATCGGACAAGAAGTCCTTGTTCGATTCACGAAGTCGTTTTCCGCGCATGTAGTTGTTGAGTGATTGCTGCAACTGCGCTTCCACACGCTCCAGATCGGCTTGGCGAGTCGCAAGTGTCGCTTCGTCGCGATCAACGTTCGCCTTAAACAATCGAGGATCGACGCGGGCGAGGATGTCGCCTTCTTTGACTTCGTCGTTGAAATCGACATTCAGCTCGACGATCGGTCCCGAAACGAACGATCCGATTGAAACAGACAACACCGGTTGGATCGTGCCTGTCGAGTTGACGTACCGGGTGATATCGCCGGATTCCATCTCGGCGGTTTCCCATGTCACTTTGTTCCGCTCGGCCAGATATTTCATCGTCGGTTGGTAACCAGCAGCTCCCCCCATGCCGACAAGGCCGACCAAGCTCAACAGTTTGACAAGGATTTTCATCGGGTGCTCATGTGGAACGAGGGTCCTTTTGATAGGCCCCTTAGCCTACCCGCAACGCTTGGATTGTTCTGCAGAAGGCTTGTATCAGAACGTACCGAACAAATGACACGTGCTTTCAGCGTGCTGACGTCAGGTCAGTCGGAATCGCGAGCTGGAAGCTCACGCCACGACGCCCCCCAGTCCAAGCTGCTTCAAGAAATCTGGGATCCCTCCGACGTAACATTGGCAATGTTGGCAAACATTCGCTTTGGCCGAGATGTTGACATCGCATCGAGGGCAGCAGCGAGTCTTTTCCGGTTCGACGGTGGTTGGTGGTGGCAACGCGTCTTGAACGCCCAGGATCCGCATGACGCCCGTGTCCGACAGCGGATCGCGATCCTCGTCAATCGAATGAGACGTCAACGATTGCAGGGGAATATTGACCACAACCCGGCACCGAGGGCATTTTCGAGAGGTGCCGCAAAGATGGGCGGCGGCTTTCAGGCGATGGCCGTTCTCACAGGTAACTTCTATGCGGTTCATATTGGCTCTCCATAGTATTTTGAATGATTGGCTACGAAGAGTTGAACGACCATTTCGGCTGTGGGTTCCGGCACGATTCGTATAGCTGTGTATCGAGCTGTAGCGGCGACTGTTTTCAAGGCAAAAGCCGATACAATGCTGAGCAGGCGAAACTTGTCGTGCTTGTCGGCCTGCCAGAATCGCCGGGTGTTTCACAAACCAACGACTCATCGAGAATCATTTGAATCCCCATATCATGCTCGTCGAAGACGACACCTCGCTCGCGTCAATGGTTCGTGACTTCTTGATCGACCAGTCATTCGACGTGACGGTCGAGGAAGACGGCACTGCGGCGATTGGGCGAATTGAAGCGGGGTCGTTTGACGCGATCGTCTTGGACATTGGCTTGCCAGGAACCGACGGGTTTGACATTTGCCGACGCGTTCGGCCAAAGTACGGCGGACCAATCATCGTCTTGACCGCTCGCGGTGAAGAGATCGACGAGGTGATCGCCTTAGAGGTTGGTGCCGATGACTTCATGGCCAAACCCGTGCGTCCACGGGCACTGTTGACACGATTGAAAGTCCATTTGCGGCGTGGTGACAAGACGGATGTCGGAGCCGATGCGAGTGCCATCGTCGTAGGCGATTTGCGAATCAAAGAGGCCAGCCGCGCCGTAACCATCAACGATGAACAAATCGAATTGACCACCGCTGAGTTCGACTTGTTGGTCTACTTAGCCAAGCGAGCCGGTAGAGTCGTCGACCGTAAAGATGTCTACATCGATTTGCTGGAATTACCCTATGACGGTCTTGATCGCTCGATCGACCTTCGCGTCTCACGCTTACGACGCAAACTCGGCGACGATTCCAACCGCCCTACGCGAATCAAGTCGGTCCGCGGCGTCGGCTACTTGATGGCCAAAACCTCATGACACGACTGTTCTTTCGCTTCTATCTGGGCGTCATCCTCATTCTATTCGTTGCTTGGTTGATTCAAGCTTACGTGTTCCGCGGAACGACCGAATCGGCCAATATCAAAGTCATCGAAGACGCACTTAGCGGCGGAGCA
This window of the Rhodopirellula bahusiensis genome carries:
- a CDS encoding ABC transporter permease; protein product: MSFFDTVRIALRALLKNKMRAVLTIIGVVIGIAAVTTIVSIGQGASALVSGEFEALGTNVVLVLPGQTKRGGVRQSGAPTLTAADADAIGSDCPSVLAASAVVGTAGQIIYGNENWNPKQMQGVGADYLTVRNWGLEAGGFFSVNDIDSNAKVCVIGQTLIPKLFRTVNPLDETIRVNNVPFRVIGILAKKGANMVGDDQDDVVLMPHTTVRKRINGSPLDSVHMIMVSARGTDQMGKATKQIESLMYERHEVGPADEPDFSVQDTTEIAATLGMITGTLTLMLSTIAGISLLVGGVGIMNIMLVSVTERTREIGIRMAIGARGKDILRQFLIESVVLSCIGGAIGIAMGTAASMAATVLINAYKPGTDWPMVVSIPAALVAMGFAAAVGVFFGYYPARRASKLDPIDALRYE
- a CDS encoding efflux RND transporter periplasmic adaptor subunit — its product is MKILVKLLSLVGLVGMGGAAGYQPTMKYLAERNKVTWETAEMESGDITRYVNSTGTIQPVLSVSIGSFVSGPIVELNVDFNDEVKEGDILARVDPRLFKANVDRDEATLATRQADLERVEAQLQQSLNNYMRGKRLRESNKDFLSDREMDALTFEVKSLQAQRKLAKATILQSKASLETSRANLQYCEVTSPVDGVVINRLINPGQTLAAQFQTPELFVVAPDLRKKVHVFASVDEADIGLIQNAKAEGRPVTFTVDAHPDQVFDGEIEQIRVSSVATQNVVTYPVVIAASNADLKLLPGMTASISFEVDSTVDVPKIPNAALRFFPEDVKLVRKEDRHLIDGSTWKLKPKTDAEAEENANQTATEKAAAQQKKDQRHVWMVDGEFLKAVEITTGLMENKFTEMAEGDLDVSALLVVGKKE
- a CDS encoding ATP-binding protein, whose protein sequence is MNRIEVTCENGHRLKAAAHLCGTSRKCPRCRVVVNIPLQSLTSHSIDEDRDPLSDTGVMRILGVQDALPPPTTVEPEKTRCCPRCDVNISAKANVCQHCQCYVGGIPDFLKQLGLGGVVA
- a CDS encoding response regulator transcription factor produces the protein MLVEDDTSLASMVRDFLIDQSFDVTVEEDGTAAIGRIEAGSFDAIVLDIGLPGTDGFDICRRVRPKYGGPIIVLTARGEEIDEVIALEVGADDFMAKPVRPRALLTRLKVHLRRGDKTDVGADASAIVVGDLRIKEASRAVTINDEQIELTTAEFDLLVYLAKRAGRVVDRKDVYIDLLELPYDGLDRSIDLRVSRLRRKLGDDSNRPTRIKSVRGVGYLMAKTS